Within the Acinetobacter radioresistens DSM 6976 = NBRC 102413 = CIP 103788 genome, the region TTCTTTGACTAAAGTTTTAGAGTCTGTATTCTAAAAGGCCATACCGGTTTAAAAGATTAAACCTTATACTGAAAATTCAATAACGATAGAAAGAACTGTGGAAGAGATCATGACACAACAAATGTCTGCAGGTTTAAGATTTAGACAAGCATTGGAAGCAGAAAAACCGCTACAGATCATGGGCACAGTGAATGCCTATGCAGCCATGCTGGCAACCCAGGTAGGCTATAAAGCAATATATTTATCAGGTGCAGGTGTGGCGAACTATTCATACGGTTTACCTGATCTGGGCATGACCAGTCTAGATAATGTTCTAGAAGATGTACGCCGTATTACTGAACGTGTAGATACTCCTTTACTGGTTGATATCGATACAGGCTGGGGCGGCGCTTTTAATATCGCCCGCAGTATTAAACAGATGATCCGTGCAGGTGCGGCGGCAGTTCATATTGAGGATCAGGTTGCCCAAAAACGTTGTGGACACCGTCCAAATAAAGAAATTGTGTCACAGCAGGAAATGGTTGACCGTATTAAAGCTGCAGCCGATGCAAAAATTGACCCCAATTTTGTCTTGATGGCACGAACCGATGCGCTGCAAAAAGAAGGCCTGCAGGCAGTAATTGACCGTGCCTGTGCTTGTGTTGAAGCAGGTGCAGATGCAATTTTTGCCGAAGCCATGACCGATATTACCATGTACCGCACTGTATGCGATGCTGTGGGTGTGCCAGTGCTTGCCAATATAACCGAGTTTGGTGATACCCCTTATTATACAACAGAAGAGCTGGCTGAGCAGGGCATTCGTATGGTGTTGTATCCGCTTTCTGCAACACGCGCCATGCAAAAAGCAGCGCTTGAAGTGATGCGCTCCGTTCGTGAACAAGGTACACAGGTGCATGTTTTAGATAAGATGCAACCACGAAAAGAACTTTACGAATTTTTAGATTATCACTCTTTTGAAAATACCTTAGACAAACTCTTCAAGCAGGAGAATTAAAACAATGGCTGAAGGAAAAGTACTAACAGGCGCTGGACTGCGCGGACAGGTCGCTGGTAAAACTGCACTTTCAACTGTAGGAAAAAGTGGAGCAGGCCTGACTTATCGTGGTTATGACGTACAGGATCTGGCAGAAAACTGTCAGTTTGAAGAAGTGGCTTATCTGATTTTCTTTGGTGAGTTGCCGACTGCTGAGCAGCTGGCTTCTTACAAGGAGAAGTTAAAGTCTTTGCGTCAACTGCCCCAAGCTTTAAAAGAAGTACTGGAACGTATCCCGGCTGATTCACATCCGATGGATGTTATGCGTACTGGTGTTTCAATGCTGGGGAATCTGGAAACAGAAAAATCATTTGACCAGCAGCAGGATATCGCAGACCGTATCCTGGCGACTTTACCAGCAATTATCTGCTATTGGTATCGTTATAGTCATGATGGTGTACGTATTGAAGAAAGTACTGATGATGATTCTATTGGTGCACAGTTCCTGCATTTGTTACACGGTAAAAAACCCAATGAACTGCATGAACAGGTGATGAATGTATCACTCATTTTGTATGCAGAGCATGAATTCAATGCTTCAACTTTTACTGCACGTGTCTGCGCTTCTACTTTATCTGATATGCATTCGTGCATTACTGGCGCAATTGGTTCATTACGTGGTCCGTTACATGGTGGCGCCAATGAAGCCGCTATGGATATGATTGAAAACTGGCAGTCTCCAGAAGAAGCTGAGCGTGAGATGCTGGGCATGCTGGAACGTAAAGAAAAAATCATGGGCTTTGGTCATGCCATCTATAAAGACAATGATCCGCGTAATGGGATTATTAAAGTCTGGTCTGAGCGTCTTGCGAATGATGTCGGAGATACTGTTCTATATCCGGTATCGGTACGTTGTGAAGAAGTCATGTGGCGCGAGAAAAAGCTATTCTGTAATGCGGATTTCTTCCATGCCTCGGCTTATCATTTTATGGGTATTCCAACAAAGCTGTTTACACCGATTTTTGTAATGAGCCGTGTTACTGGCTGGGCTGCTCATGTAATGGAGCAGCGTGCAGATAACCGTATTATTCGCCCAAGCGCTGATTATATCGGTCATGAACTGCGTAAAGTTATACCTATTGCTGAGCGTAGCAAGCAGTCTGCTTAATACTGAAATATAAAAAGCAGAGGCATAATGCCTCTGCTTTTTTATGAAGTATAAATTTAGCGTTATATTTTACTTTTTACTGTTAAAGAAATCGGGTCTTCAGTGGTATAGCCCGTTTCTTCAGGAAATGCCAGATAACGTACTGTTACCAAGACTTGGTTTTGTGCGGGAATATAATATGCTTGTTTGACTGAAAGTGAAGGTTTATAGCTGACAGCCTGCTGTAGCTGACTGTTGAACCATATAGAACTCACCTTATATTGATAAGTGTATTGAGGTACTTTGAGAGTTTTATCTATCCAAATTGCTGGCACATTCGTTTGCTGTTTTTTTAAAATATGAATATTAAAAATTTTGGGAGTAATAAGCTGTAAAGGTTGAAGTCGTTGTTTTATTTTATTGAGTTCAGGCCGAAGTACATCAATTGACTGGTCATAATCAATCTTCCGGGTGCGTTGATTAATGTATAAAGAATTTACTTTAAACAGCTTGGGTGGTTGATTAGCTTTATAAAACTGATAGTAATAAAGTTGCGGCAGGCGGCCACGTCCATCTTCATAATGGCGTAACAAATAAACTTTTTTGTCGGTAGGTTCATACCCTAAAAATTCAATATACTGCCCACCACCAACTGTAGCATGACTGATCATAGGTATAGCTATACATAAAGGTATAGTAAATAAAATAGGCTTTAACATAGCTTTTGTCCTACCAGATAGTCATAAGCTATAAATGCCATAAACTGGTAAATTTTTAAAGAAGACTTTTACATGGGGACTATCAGCAATAAAACAGATTTTTACTTATTATTTTAATTATTCCAAGCTGGTTATGAGCAATAAAAAGTAAATAATTTCAATAGCACTTTAAAAAAGTGCTATTGATAACAGGAAGAAGTTAATCTTCAATTTCTTCTTCGATCTCATCGTCGGCTGTACTCATACCCAGTTCTTTAAGTTTACGAGTCAGCGTGTTACGACCCCAGCCTAAAAGCTCGGCAGCATGACGTTTACGTCCACGAGTTTGTTGCAGTGCTGCCTGAATCAAAGTACGCTCAAACAGGGGTGTGGCAATATCCAGAATTTTCATTTCACCATTTTGCAGTTTCTGAATCGCCCACTGACCTAACAGTTCATCCCACTGCTGGCTGGAGGCACGCTGTATGCTAGGAGATGAAATGGAGGCGTCTTCAGCCCTCTGGATGGGTATCTGTTTAAGTTCTGGAGGAAGATCTTCTGGATAAATTTCTCGGCCAGTAATCATGACCGTTAGCCAGCGGCAGGTATTTTCAAGTTGACGTACATTACCCGGCCAAGGAAGTTGCTGCATATACTGTACGGTTTCCTGTCGCAGTATTTTTGGGCTAACTCCCAGTTCTTTACCTGCACGCGCCAAGAAATGCTGAGCCAGCATTGGAATATCTTCACTACGGTGCGCAAGTTTAGGAATATGAATCCGGATAACATTTAAACGGTGAAATAAGTCTTCACGGAAACGGCCATCGTGAACCAGTTTTTCCAAATCCTGATGAGTTGCAGTCACAATACGGACATCAACTTTTACTGATATATGTCCACCCACCCGATAAAATTCACCATCGGCCAATACACGTAAAAGGCGGGTTTGTGTTTCAAAAGGCATATCTCCAATTTCATCAAGAAAAAGAGTTCCGCCATTGGCCTGTTCAAAACGTCCCTGACGCTGACTGTTTGCGCCGGTAAAAGCACCCTTTTCATGACCGAACAGTTCAGTTTCAATCAGATCTTTTGGAATAGCCGCCATATTCAGGGCAATAAATGGTTTGTTTTTTCGTGGTGAATGCTTGTGTAAAGCATGTGCTACCAGCTCTTTGCCTGTACCGGATTCACCATTGATTAAGACAGTAATATGAGACTGTGTTAAACGGCCAATTGCACGGAATACTTCCTGCATCGCCGGCGATTCACCTATTATTTCGGTTGACTGGATAGGAGCAGTAACTCGGGATTCCTGTTGCTGCAATTTACTGATATGCAAAATTGCACGTTGTACCAGAGCCAAGGCTTCATCGATATCGAAAGGTTTGGGTAAATATTCAAAAGCACCTGTCTGGTAACTTGATACTGCAGATTCAAGGTCAGAATGTGCAGTCATAATAATGACTGGTAAATCGGGGTTACTCTGTTTGACTTTGCTTAGAAAGGTGAGCCCGTCAATACCAGGCATGCGTATGTCGGTTAAAATAACATCTGGTGGTGCCAGCATAAGCTGATCCAGGGCAGACTGGGCCTCTTCAAAGCTTGTTACCTCGAAACCTTCTTCTTTGAAAGTTTTTTCCAGTACCCAGCGCATGGTGCGGTCATCATCAATAACCCAGATTTTATTTTGCGGCATGGTTTAACTCCCAAGGTAAATATAAGCTGAATATGGTTTGTCCTGGAACAGACTGGCATTCAATCATGCCGTTATGCTGGTGCATAATGTTCTGTGCAATGCTTAAACCTAGTCCAGTGCCTTTGGCACGTCCGGTAACAAGTGGATAAAAAACGGATTCCTGTATTTCTTCTGGAACACCCGGTCCATTATCTTCAATGTCTATACGTATAGCAGAGCGATGTAATAATCCATTAATTGTCACCAGTCGCTGTATACGTGTTCTAAAAATAAGTTCAGGCCGGTGATGCACAAAAAATTCCCTGTTTTCTGATATTGCCTGTACTGCATTTGCACCAATATTGAGCATAACCTGGATTAATTGATCGCGGTCAGCATGAACTTCAGGTAAGGACAAATCATAATCCCGCACAATCTTGATTTTATTTTTAGTCTGATTGGCAATTAATGAGCGTACACGTTCTAATGGCTCATGAATATTGACATTTTCATAGCTTGGTAACTGACGCGAACCCAGCATGATATCTGCCAGATTTCTAAGCCGGTCTACTTCATTAATAATAATATCGGTAAATTCTGCATATTGCGGGTCATTCAGGCTGCGTGCCAGTAGCTGGGTGGCCCCTCTGATACCTGCTAGCGGATTTTTAATTTCATGTGCTACACCACGGATCAATTGCCGTGCGACCTGATGCTGCTGAATAAAGTTCTCTTCTTTGGAAATTTTGAGCATGCGGTCAATCGGATTAATTTCAATTATGAGCAGGGGGTGATAGGATTTACCCGAATTTAGCTCTGAAACGGTATAATCTACATGAATATCCTTAAAATTGACGCTAACAATTGCCTCACGGCGGGTATAAGGCTGGCCTGTTTTAAAAGTGTTGAGCAGTGCTTCTTCTGTATTAAAAGTATCATCCGGTGTTTGCAGTAAATTAATAACAGGAAGGCCACTTGCACGTAACAGGCTAATATCAAACAGTGCTTCACAAGAAGAATTCAGGTAGAAAATATCGAGATTGCTATCGACAAGTAAAATTGCTGTAGTCAAGTGGTCTACAAGTAAACGATAGTCAATTTCTGTATATTGCTCCATTATTTGATCATTCCTGTATTAAAATAGCGCAATGCTTTCTTCATAAAACTCTTTCATGACTTCATTTAAGTAAGATTAAGCAAAATATAAGCCAACTCTAAAAGATTTGAAAATTTTTTAGTTTATAAGGACTAATAATTTGAAATATATAATTAAATTTTTAAATTTAAAAACATAAAAAATACTTAAATTATAAAATGTCTACTTATTTAAGTAAAAAATATTATGAACCAAATTGGTGCAACTATAACATTTATATATAATGTTGGATGTATATTGGTGCATTGCATAAAGAGTCGGGATTTAACCTATGCTTGGAACAAGAAAAGACATACAATACGCGCATTCTAGTGGAGCGCAGGATTCATGAAGTCCCCCAAAGTCGGTTTTGTTTCTTTAGGTTGTCCTAAGGCATTGGTAGATTCTGAACGAATCTTAACTCAGTTGAAAACTGAAGGTTATCAAGTAGCATCAGATTACGATGGTGCTGATTTAGTTGTTGTAAATACCTGTGGTTTTATCGAATCGGCAGTACAAGAATCCTTGGATGCGATTGGCGAAGCCATGAGTGAAAATGGCCGGGTCATTGTAACCGGTTGTCTTGGAAAAGATGAAGACAAGATTCGCCAAATGCACCCGAATGTCCTGAAAGTGACTGGTGCAGCAGCGTATGAAGATGTTATGTCTGCAGTACATCAGTATGTGCCGGCACCACCCAAGCATAATCCTTTTATTGATCTGGTTCCTGAACAGGGCGTTCGTCTGACCCCTAAACATTATGCATATTTAAAAATATCAGAAGGGTGTAATCATCGCTGTACATTCTGCATTATTCCAAGTATGCGCGGTGATCTGGTTTCACGTCCGGTTGGTTCTGTGCTTGAAGAAGCTGCTGCACTTAAGCGTGCCGGTGTAAGAGAAATTCTGGTCATTTCTCAGGATACTTCAGCCTATGGTGTCGATACCAAGTATAAGCTTGATTTCTGGAATGGACAGCCGGTAAAAACCAAATTCTTCGACATGTGTGAAGCACTAGGGCAACTGGGAATTTGGGTGCGTCTGCATTATGTCTACCCTTACCCACATGTGGATGCTGTTATTGACTTAATGGCGCAAGGTAAGATCTTACCTTATCTGGATATCCCATTCCAACATGCCAGTCCGCGTATTCTGAAGTTGATGAAACGTCCCGCGCATAGTGAAAATACGCTAGAACGCTTAAAAGTATGGCGAGAAAAATGTCCTGATCTCGTGATTCGTTCGACATTTGTAGTAGGTTTCCCCGGTGAAACTGAAGAAGATTTTCAAATTTTGCTGGAATGGCTCAAAGAAGCTCAGCTTGACCGTGTAGGCTGCTTTACCTATTCACCTGTAGAAGGTGCAACTGCAAATGATCTGCCAGATCATGTGCCAGAAGAAGTAAAGCAGGAGCGTTATGAGCGTTTTATGCAGGTACAGCAGGAAATTTCAGCTGCAAAACTGCAAAAGCGTATTGGTCAAACTATGACGGTGCTAGTTGATAATCTGGAAGAAGAATTTCCAGTTGCTGTTGCCCGCTCTTATGCTGATGCGCCAGAAATTGATGGTAATGTATTTGTAGAAGATATTGATAAGAGCCAGATCAAGTCCGGCGATCTGCTTGAGGTGGAAATTACAGATGCAGATGAATATGACCTGTTTGCAAAGCTGATCCGTATCAAGTCGGTTTAAACACCGTAGCTTAATATACAAAAAAGAATTTAATTTTAAACCGATTTGGAGTGAAATTATGGCAGATAGTAATAGCCCGCGTTATTCACGCATCCTGCTTAAATTGTCAGGTGAAGCCCTGTCAGGTAATAAAGACATGGGTATCGATGCGAATGTGCTTGATCAAATGTCTTTATCTATTGCGCACTTGGTAGGTCTGGGCGTACAGGTAGGTATTGTGGTAGGTGGCGGCAATCTTTATCGTGGAAGTCAGCTGCAAAAAGATGGTTTGGTAGGTCGTGTAACAGGGGACCAAATGGGCATGCTGGCTACAGTGATGAATGGCCTGGCCCTACGTGATGCTCTGGTGCGCCGTAACATCAAAACCCGGTTAATGTCAGCATTACCGATTGGTACGGTGGTTGAGTCTTACTCTAGTCGTGATGCGATTCGTCATCTGGGCCAGAACGAAGTATGTGTATTTGTAGCAGGTACAGGTAACCCATTCTTTACAACTGATACAGCGGCTTGCCTGCGTGGTATTGAAATTGAGGCTAACCTGATTCTAAAAGCTACTAAAGTTGATGGTGTCTATAATAAAGACCCAAGCAAATATGATGATGCGGTCCGTTATGATCATTTAACTTTTGATCAGGTATTGGATGAGAAGCTAGGTGTGATGGATTTAACAGCAATCTGTCTATGCCGTGATCACAATGTACCGTTACAAGTATTTGATATGAATAAGTCAGGTGCTTTACTTTCAGTGGTAATGGGTGAAAAAGAAGGTACGCACGTTACGAACTAATGTACGTGTGACCTAAAGCTCTTTATACTATTGCTATTTATACTCCTTTGATTCTATTAAAGTAAGGAAAATCACATATGATTAACGACCTTAAAAAAGACAGCGAACAGCGTATGCAAAAGTCCCTGGAGTCTTTGGAACAGGGTTTTGCTAAAGTCCGTACTGGCCGTGCCCATCCGTCTATCTTAAATGGCGTTATGGTTCCTTACTATGGTTCTGATGTACCATTAAACCAGGTTGCAAACGTTGGTGTTGAAGATTCCCGTACTCTGGTGGTTCAGCCTTTTGAACGTACGATGGTCTCTGCAATTGATAAGGCAATTCGTGAAAGTGATTTGGGTCTGAACCCGATTACTGCAGATGCTATTCGTGTTCCAATGCCTGCACTGACTGAAGAAACCCGTCGTGATATGCAGAAGGTTGCCCGTACAGAAGCTGAGAATGCTAAAGTTGCTATCCGTAATATTCGACGTGACGTTCTAGGTGATATCAAGGCATTATTGAAGGAAAAAGAAATTTCTGAAGATGATGAGCGCCGTGCTGGTGAAGAGATCCAGAAAATTACTGACAAATATGTTGCTGAAGTTGATAAACGTTTGGCCGCCAAAGAAGCTGAATTGATGAAGGTCTAATTCATGACCGCATCCGAAGAGAAACATCTTCCTGAGCATGTTGCCATCATTATGGATGGCAACAACCGCTTTGCTAAAAAGAATCAGATGCAAAAAGGTGAAGGACATCGTGAAGGTAAAAATGTCCTCGATCCTATTGTTGAGTGCTGTGTAGAACAGGGTGTAAAAGCTTTAACTGTTTTTGCGTTTTCAAGTGAAAACTGGAATCGCCCGCAGTTTGAGGTCGAGTTGCTCATGTCTCTTCTTGAAGAGACAATTCATGACCAGATGCCACGGATGGAAAAGTTCGATATCTGTCTGCGTTTTATCGGAGATCGCTCACGGTTACCTGCACATTTGCGTGAATTAATGTTGCAAGCTGAACAAAGGACTGCTAATTTCAGCACAATGACGCTTGTTATCGCTGTCAGTTATGGTGGTATGTGGGATATTGCAGAAGCTGCAAAGCAGATTGCTCAAGATGCAGTAAACCAGAAAATCCAGATTGAAGATATTAATGTTGATTTGTTCGGACAGTACGCCTCGCTTGGAGATTTACCTCCTGTTGATCTGCTGATTCGTACCGGCGGAGATTATCGGCTTTCGAATTTCCTGCTTTGGCAGGCTGCTTATGCCGAGCTATATTTCACCCCGACGCTATGGCCTGAATTTACCGTAAATGAGTTCAACCACGCGCTCAACATTTTTAATAGCCGTGAACGGCGCTTTGGCAAAACTTCAGAGCAAATCCAACAAAAGAAACTTGAGAATTAATAAATGTTAGAGCGGATAATTACCGCATTGGTGTTGGTAGCAGTAGTACTGAGCTGCATGTTTGCTACCCAGTCAGATTATCCAATGTTAGGGCTTATGGTGTTGGCAGCGGGGGTCGCAGGATATGAGTGGTTTAAGCTCATGCCCAGAACTACAAAATATGTGATAAAACCGATTGCTTGGTGCTATGGTGTTCTCAGTGCCGCCATCTCGGCTCTGGTTCTCTATTTAAATGATATTGCCCTGTTACTGTGGGCTGCCTCTATTTTAACTTGGATTTTTAGTATTTACTGGGTAAAGTCATACCCTGAATATGATAACTGGTACAATGCTACACTTAAGGGTATTGGTATTATTCTTATTTGTGCGGCTGTTACAGCAATTTTTGCAGTCTGGCATAGTTCACCTTGGTGGCTGATGTATCTGTTTCTGCTGGTCTGGGGTGCAGACAGTGGTGCTTACTTTGTTGGTCGTAAGTTTGGACGAAAAAAACTGGCCCCCTCGGTTAGCCCAAATAAATCGGTAGAAGGCCTATACGGCGGAGTAAGCGTAGCCGCTATTATTATCGTTGTGGTGGCATGGATCTATCTCGATCTTACACTGATTCAATATCTGCTCTTCATTATACTTTCTGTAGTTACGGTACTAGGTTCAGTACTGGGTGATCTTTTTGAGTCCATGATTAAACGCCGCGCAGGCATTAAAGATTCCGGTCGTGTTCTTCCAGGACATGGCGGTGTACTCGATCGTATTGACTCTCTACTGGCCGCTGCACCTATATTTGCAGCGGGTATGTATCTGTTAAAACTTATTGGTGTAGATTTATAGATGTCACAATCTGTTTGTATATTGGGTGTTACAGGCTCTATTGGTCAGAGTACTTTAAAAATATTGGAGCAGCATCCAGATCAATATTCGGTGTTTGCAGTAAGTGCTTATAGCCGTATAGATGAGCTTGCCCAGATATGCAGACAATATCAGCCTAAAATAGCTGTAGTGCCCGCTGACCGTGTGGATCAGCTTAGCCGGCATTTAAAGGATTTGCAGCTCAGCCATATTCAAATCTTGAGTGGTGAGGCAGGCCTGATAGCCGTAGCTGAACATCCGGAAGTTGATGTGGTGATGGCAGCAATTGTCGGAGCAGCCGGGCTTTTACCGACTTTATCCGCTGTTAAAGCAGGTAAGCGAGTACTGCTAGCTAATAAAGAAGCACTCGTTATGTCTGGTGACATTATGATGCGTGCAGCGCGAGATCATCAGGCTTTACTTTTGCCGGTAGACTCTGAGCATAATGCCATTTTTCAATGTTTGCCTCATGACTATATGAATGCTGATGCGCATGGCAAACCTGTAAAAGGGGTGTCGCGTATTTTGCTTACTGCATCAGGTGGCCCATTCCGTCAGCATAGTCTTCAACAGTTGCATGAAGTCACTCCACAGCAGGCATGTAAGCATCCAAACTGGTCAATGGGACAAAAAATTTCAGTTGATTCAGCTACCCTAATGAATAAGGGGCTGGAATTAATTGAAGCCTGTCATCTATTTTCAATTGCTGAGCACTTTGTGACAGTTGTGGTTCATCCAGAAAGTATTATTCATTCCATGGTGCAATATGTAGATGGTTCAACTTTGGCACAAATGGGGAATCCGGATATGTGCACACCGATTGCTCATGCATTAGCTTGGCCTGAGCGTATACAGACTCATGTACCTGCACTTGACTTGTTTGCACAGCAGCAATTGAATTTTCAGGAACCGGATATCGTACGTTTCCCTGCGTTAAAGCTCGCAAGAGAAGCAATGAAAGCGGGAGGCGTAGCCCCTGCAATTTTAAATGCAGCCAATGAAATGGCAGTCGCAGCTTTTTTAAAAGAACAAATCCGTTTTACTCATATTGCTGAAATAGTTGAGCAGACCTTAAATACCGTTCACAATAGGTCTGCAGAACAGCTTGAGACCATACTTGAGGCTGATACGCAAGCGCGTGAAGCTGCATTTGACTCTATTGGAAAAATGAGAAGCTGATGATGAATGCTTTGTTTATGATTGTCGCAGCCATACTTTTACTCGGACCGCTGATTGCAATTCATGAGTTTGGACACTATTTTGTGGCACGTAAACTGGGTGTAAAAGTTCAGGTTTATTCGATTGGCTTTGGGCCAACCCTGATCAAGTGGAAATCAAAAAAATCAGGTATTCAGTATCAGCTTTCAGCCTTGCCTTTTGGTGGCTACGTCAAAATGCTGGATGAGCGTGAAGGAAATGTTGCTGAAGAAGACTTGCCGCAGGCATTTAACCGCCAGTCTCCCTGGAAGCGTATTGCTATTGTTGCGGCGGGGCCGCTCATTAATCTGGTATTTGCGATTGTACTTTTCTGGATTTTATTCCTGCCTTCACAAGAGCAGTTAAATACACGTGTAGGCAAGATTTTTCCCGGTACCCCCGCTGCAGCTGTGCAAATGCAGACCGGTGACAAAATTACTGCTATAGACGGCACACCAGTGAGCACTTGGGAAAAATTAAATTACGCTATAGTAGATCGTGCTGGTGAAACTGGAGTGATTCAGGTTCAGGTTGAACGGCAGGGACAATTACAACAGTTTAGTCTACCAATACAGAATTTCCTAAAAGATCAAAGTAAATCTCCTTTGGAAACTTTGGG harbors:
- the ispC gene encoding 1-deoxy-D-xylulose-5-phosphate reductoisomerase, which translates into the protein MSQSVCILGVTGSIGQSTLKILEQHPDQYSVFAVSAYSRIDELAQICRQYQPKIAVVPADRVDQLSRHLKDLQLSHIQILSGEAGLIAVAEHPEVDVVMAAIVGAAGLLPTLSAVKAGKRVLLANKEALVMSGDIMMRAARDHQALLLPVDSEHNAIFQCLPHDYMNADAHGKPVKGVSRILLTASGGPFRQHSLQQLHEVTPQQACKHPNWSMGQKISVDSATLMNKGLELIEACHLFSIAEHFVTVVVHPESIIHSMVQYVDGSTLAQMGNPDMCTPIAHALAWPERIQTHVPALDLFAQQQLNFQEPDIVRFPALKLAREAMKAGGVAPAILNAANEMAVAAFLKEQIRFTHIAEIVEQTLNTVHNRSAEQLETILEADTQAREAAFDSIGKMRS